In Periplaneta americana isolate PAMFEO1 chromosome 3, P.americana_PAMFEO1_priV1, whole genome shotgun sequence, the following are encoded in one genomic region:
- the Tom20 gene encoding mitochondrial import receptor subunit TOM20 homolog: MAMVSKAAIGIAAGICGTLFIGYCIYFDRKRRSDPNFKKKLRERRRARRAATKSTAGTKLPDLKDHEAVQKFFLQEVQLGEELLAQGDLEGGVEHLGNAVAVCGQPNQLLQVLQQTLPPQVFHLLLQRLPAVGQRIVAQNAASVSVMSEEDVE; encoded by the exons ATGGCCATGGTTTCGAAAGCAGCTATCGGTATTGCAGCGGGTATATGTGGAACATTGTTTATTgggtattgtatatattttgatAGGAAACGAAGAAGTGATCCgaacttcaagaagaaattgAGAGAAC GAAGGAGAGCAAGGAGAGCAGCCACAAAGTCGACAGCGGGGACCAAACTTCCAGATTTGAAAGATCATGAAGCTGTTCAGAAATTTTTCCTCCAAGAA GTACAACTTGGAGAAGAACTACTGGCACAAGGGGATCTGGAGGGTGGTGTAGAACATCTGGGTAATGCTGTAGCAGTATGTGGACAGCCAAACCAGCTTCTGCAGGTTTTGCAACAAACACTTCCACCTCAAGTGTTCCATCTTCTGCTTCAGCGTCTTCCGGCTGTAGGTCAG AGGATTGTAGCACAGAATGCAGCATCTGTTTCTGTGATGTCAGAAGAAGATGTGGAGTAA
- the LOC138696885 gene encoding MRG/MORF4L-binding protein-like, which yields MAVKEKTENVVESIEWNVDTEVQLFYAMHGHKPVGVNKYFQMACILEKFRNSINRDVTSKVIWDHLDTMYDMQALDDTENLPFPNEEKEFSLPEADFANMMKEKLKQDRTEANVEHDTEIKQEQKKESNKNVKEVPKKESNKEIKENTHKKESKENKDSNKDKKDREITKEPKKVSGKDVKESRRESKDGKESKKDKKEGKDVPKETKREPSESKEPKPAKSRGSIKEKKEIKKEEEKEESLATLLNSVKKERVRELSESKSDDYSPKRGAKRSTRGSIKPDDASSNKSSSPVTTPTLPPSKRRRT from the exons ATGGCGGTtaaagagaaaacagaaaatgttgTAGAATCCATAGAATGGAATGTAGACACAGAAGTGCAGTTGTTTTATGCAATGCATGGCCACAAACCAGTTG gAGTGAACAAATATTTCCAGATGGCGTGTATCTTGGAGAAATTCAGAAATTCTATTAACAGGGATGTAACATCGAAAGTAATATGGGATCATCTAGACACTATGTACGATATGCAGGCTTTG GATGATACAGAAAACTTACCTTTTCCCAATGAGGAGAAAGAGTTCAGTCTTCCTGAAGCAGACTTCGCCAACATGATGAAAGAGAAACTAAAGCAAGACAGAACAGAGGCCAATGTTGAACATGACACGGAAATTAAACAAGAACAGAAGAAAGAATCTAATAAAAATGTGAAAGAAGTTCCAAAGAAGGAGAGCAATAAGGAAATAAAAGAGAATACACACAAGAAAGAATCTAAGGAAAATAAAGATAGCAATAAAGATAAAAAAGATAGAGAGATAACAAAAGAACCTAAGAAAGTTAGTGGAAAGGATGTGAAAGAAAGTAGAAGAGAAAGTAAAGATGGCAAAGAAAGTAAAAAGGATAAAAAAGAAGGTAAAGATGTGCCAAAGGAAACAAAGAGAGAACCTTCAGAAAGTAAGGAACCGAAACCAGCGAAATCTAGAGGGAGCataaaggaaaaaaaggaaatcaagaaagaagaagagaaggaagaatcTCTTGCGACTTTGTTAAATTCAGTTAAGAAAGAGAGAGTGAGGGAGTTGAGTGAATCGAAAAGTGACGATTATTCTCCAAAGCGTGGAGCTAAAAGATCAACAAGAGGATCCATTAAACCCGATGACGCAAGTTCAAACAAATCATCAAGTCCTGTAACAACACCAACACTTCCACCGTCTAAGAGAAGAAGAACATGA